In Actinomadura luteofluorescens, the sequence GGATGATCGCGTCCTGGTCGGCCTGGATGGTGCCGAGCACGTCGCGCATCCGGTCCGACCGGTCGCTCCCCAGGCTCGCGATGAACGCGGACTGGTCGTCCAGCGCCGCGTGCCCGGCGAACCCGTCCGCGGTGAACACCTCGTCCCAGTAGTCGCCGATCCGTCCGCGGGTCCAGCGGTACCTGCGGCGGCTCGCCAGCCCCATCGGGTCGGCGTGGGTCGCCCCGAAGAACGGTTCGGCGGCGGGCGAGCGCCAGTCGAGCAGCAGCCGGCGGCCCGTGCCGTCGGTGAGGCCGAGGCGTCCGATGTACACGGGCTCGGAGCCGTCCGCGCCGACCATGCGCCCGAGGCAGAGGTCCAGGCCGAAGCGGCGCAGCGTGCGCAGGCGCGCGGCCAGCCGGTGGATCTCCATGTCCCGGTCCATGGCCCCCTGCCCGATCCCCCCCGGCGCCCGGCGCTCGGCCTCGAGGCGTTCGGACAGGTCGGCGATCGTCTGGTCCAGGCTCTCCGCGATGGCCGCGAAATGCCGCTCGTCGCGCTCGATCAGCGCCGGGTCGGCCTTGGAGGACAGGCGCCCGGGGAGGTCGAACACGCTGGCGGTCAAAGGATTCACGTATCGGCTCCGGCTCGTGGTCGATGGCTGTGGTTCCGGTTCGGCCGCCGATTCTGCGGCACGACCGGGGTCTTGCCGCAAGCCCCCCGGTGCGCTATACGTTGAGAGTGGCGGGGAGAGTCCTCGTGCCCTCGCCCGCCTCCCCCAGGCTCACGGCCGCCCGCTCACACCATGTACTGGTCGTGGCGGTGGTAGAGGTCGGTCCACTCCTGCTCGCTGAGCCGCCGCCCGCTCTCCACGATCTCGGCCAGTTCCTCGAAGTAGGCCTCGCGGGGAGCGCCGGGGGCGAACAGGACCAGCATCGAAGCCGCCCCTCGCGGGTTGTCGAACGCGTGGATCCCGCCCGGCGGGACGAAGAGGAAGTCTCCCGGCGAGGCGTCGACCCAGCGGTCCCCGTCGTAGAGGGCGACGGTGCCGGACAGGACGAAGAACGACTCCGACATCGTCCTGTGGAAGTGGGCGCCCGCGCCGCGGCCGGGTTCGGCTCCCATGTCCCACCGGTACAGCCCGTACTGCCCGCCCGTGGACTCGCCCGTGGCCAGGTAGTGCACCCTTCGAGCGCGTACCGATCAGCAGGTCGGGTGCGGCGTCGCCCTCCCGCAACGTGCCGCTGACCTCGCCCGTGTCCCCGTGGAAGAGCTCTTTCGGGTATGACATTCCGGCCTCCTCGTCGATGGTTCCGCCCATCGTGGCGTCCGGCCATGACATTCGTCCGGGAACCCCTCGGCGCCGGCCGCTCGCTCGTGGCCCCACGCCGGACGTGCCCGGGAACGGAGTGTTCCCGGGCACGTCCGGCGCGATCCGCCGCTCAGTTCTCCAGGGCGGCGAACAAGCCGGGCTCGTAGGAGCCGCCCTGGTTGCGCGGGATCACTCCC encodes:
- a CDS encoding cupin domain-containing protein — translated: MHYLATGESTGGQYGLYRWDMGAEPGRGAGAHFHRTMSESFFVLSGTVALYDGDRWVDASPGDFLFVPPGGIHAFDNPRGAASMLVLFAPGAPREAYFEELAEIVESGRRLSEQEWTDLYHRHDQYMV